A single region of the Moritella sp. Urea-trap-13 genome encodes:
- a CDS encoding OmpA family protein: MKKSIFAKTLLITSMACTSISANAAEQEPLTNWEKAGVFSSTIIVGTIAGGPIGLVLGVAAGDWINNTWDKSIESDQLMVENQQMTENLLASELQNNQLQHDVLILDQQIQNISETEEVNQQLVMDALQLDLLFAVNQSAIDITNQARLMQIADYLIENPSMSIVLSGHTDPSGQEELNANLAQQRAVAVQDKLIAFGVNEDNIQVQSFGADLASAELGELIQYPRDRKVSVEFIDNLRDDNAEEMAMQF; encoded by the coding sequence ATGAAAAAATCTATCTTCGCAAAAACATTACTGATCACGTCAATGGCGTGTACTAGCATCTCAGCCAATGCAGCAGAACAAGAGCCACTAACAAACTGGGAAAAAGCTGGAGTATTTTCATCTACCATTATCGTTGGCACCATTGCTGGCGGCCCGATTGGTTTGGTCCTTGGCGTCGCAGCAGGTGATTGGATTAATAATACTTGGGATAAGTCGATTGAATCTGACCAGTTGATGGTAGAAAACCAACAAATGACAGAGAACTTACTCGCCAGTGAATTACAAAATAACCAACTACAACACGATGTATTAATTTTGGACCAGCAAATTCAAAACATTTCAGAGACAGAAGAAGTAAACCAACAACTGGTCATGGATGCTTTACAACTGGACCTACTATTTGCAGTTAATCAAAGTGCAATTGATATAACTAATCAAGCACGACTAATGCAAATTGCTGATTACCTCATCGAAAACCCAAGCATGAGTATCGTGTTGTCAGGCCATACCGATCCGAGCGGCCAAGAAGAACTGAACGCAAATTTAGCCCAGCAAAGAGCAGTGGCAGTACAAGATAAACTGATTGCGTTTGGCGTAAACGAAGATAATATTCAAGTACAATCATTTGGTGCCGATCTCGCCAGTGCAGAACTCGGCGAACTGATTCAATATCCACGAGATCGTAAAGTGAGTGTCGAGTTTATCGATAACTTAAGAGATGACAACGCTGAAGAAATGGCAATGCAATTCTAG
- a CDS encoding universal stress protein: MTINNILCPTDFSDTANKALGYAAEMAIKHDATLHLVSVINEIHGFDSFQVLAITPSDIHEHMLKITQEKLDELTNDIKPSIPRHTAVLEGHPSTEIVQAAVDFDCDMIVIASHGRTGLEHILIGSVAESVTRHAHCPVLIVK, encoded by the coding sequence ATGACCATTAACAATATCCTTTGCCCTACCGACTTTTCAGACACGGCCAATAAAGCGTTAGGCTATGCAGCAGAAATGGCAATCAAACATGACGCTACCTTGCATTTAGTCAGTGTGATTAATGAGATCCATGGCTTCGATAGTTTTCAGGTTCTCGCCATCACGCCAAGTGATATTCACGAGCATATGCTAAAAATAACCCAAGAAAAACTAGACGAATTAACCAATGACATCAAGCCTAGTATTCCACGACACACGGCGGTCTTGGAAGGACATCCATCAACAGAGATCGTCCAAGCAGCTGTCGATTTTGATTGCGACATGATCGTTATCGCCAGCCATGGTCGCACAGGTTTAGAGCATATATTGATAGGTAGTGTGGCTGAATCGGTTACCCGCCATGCGCATTGCCCAGTATTGATTGTCAAATAG